Proteins from a single region of Gossypium arboreum isolate Shixiya-1 chromosome 1, ASM2569848v2, whole genome shotgun sequence:
- the LOC108482433 gene encoding non-functional NADPH-dependent codeinone reductase 2-like: MELSTIAGQSIPTFPLYSTAEKAIPLLGFGTAEYPFGASIHTLKETILEAIKLGYRHFDTAAIYLSEQPLGEAISDALRLGLIKSRDELFITSKLWCSDAHHDFVLPALKKTLQNLKLEYLNLFLIHWPLSLKPAKYEFPFQKEDIIPFDPKSVWEAMEECQGLGLTKSIGVSNFSCKKLETILSTAKIPPAVNQVEMNPLWQQKKLRKFCEEKGILVEAYSPLGAKGTAWGTNRVMECEVLKEIAQAKGKSLAQVCLRWAHEQGVCALVKSFNKERMKQNLDIFDWKLTADESHKISQLPQCKGFPGAAFLSDDGPYKSVEELWDGEI, from the exons ATGGAGTTATCTACCATTGCAGGGCAAAGCATCCCAACTTTCCCTCTCTATTCAACTGCTGAGAAAGCCATTCCCCTTTTAGGCTTTGGCACAGCTGAATACCCTTTCGGTGCTTCCATTCATACCCTGAAAGAAACCATTCTCGAGGCTATCAAATTGGGGTACCGTCACTTCGATACTGCTGCTATTTACCTATCTGAGCAGCCTTTAGGTGAAGCAATATCAGATGCTCTTCGTTTGGGGTTAATCAAATCCAGAGATGAACTCTTTATCACTTCCAAGCTCTGGTGCAGCGATGCACACCATGACTTTGTTCTCCCAGCTCTCAAGAAAACACTCCA GAATTTGAAGCTGGAGTATCTTAATCTGTTTCTAATTCACTGGCCACTGAGTTTGAAGCCAGCCAAATATGAATTTCCTTTTCAGAAGGAGGACATTATTCCTTTTGATCCTAAATCAGTATGGGAAGCAATGGAGGAGTGTCAAGGTCTTGGCCTAACGAAATCTATAGGAGTAAGCAATTTCTCATGTAAGAAACTCGAAACCATTCTTTCCACTGCCAAAATCCCTCCTGCAGTGAACCAA GTGGAGATGAACCCACTGTGGCAACAAAAGAAACTGAGGAAGTTTTGCGAGGAGAAGGGCATACTTGTGGAGGCTTACTCTCCTTTGGGGGCCAAAGGAACGGCGTGGGGAACAAATCGGGTGATGGAATGTGAGGTACTCAAAGAAATTGCTCAAGCCAAGGGAAAATCGCTTGCTCAGGTTTGTTTGAGATGGGCACACGAACAAGGAGTGTGTGCGCTTGTGAAGAGCTTCAACAAGGAAAGGATGAAACAAAACCTTGATATTTTTGATTGGAAGCTCACTGCTGATGAGTCGCATAAAATAAGCCAACTCCCACAGTGCAAAGGGTTTCCAGGTGCGGCATTTTTATCAGATGACGGCCCTTACAAGTCTGTTGAAGAGCTTTGGGATGGAGAGATATGA